Proteins from a genomic interval of Chroococcidiopsis thermalis PCC 7203:
- a CDS encoding SDR family oxidoreductase produces the protein MSNNILVTGATGNVGSEVVRLLSKRGYSVKAAVRSHSASRIHLPSGIESVAFDFEQTQTFEPAFRGINTLFLVRPPAISQVKKYIYPALTIAQATGVDRIVFLSLLGAERMAIVPHAKIEAYIKSLGLVYTFLRASFFMQNLSTTHSQDIRDRNEIFVPAGKGKTSFIDVRDIATVAVKVMTEPGHEDRAYPLTGSEALDYYEVAEIFTNVLGRQIVYTHPSFLKFARKMYVRGLQPGLIVVMLGIYTTARLGLAAKVTEDVRHLLQRSPISMEEFVRDYRASWM, from the coding sequence ATGAGTAATAACATCTTGGTAACGGGCGCTACAGGCAATGTTGGTTCTGAAGTTGTGCGTTTGCTGAGCAAACGGGGATATTCAGTCAAAGCGGCTGTACGAAGTCATTCTGCTTCGCGCATTCACCTACCTTCTGGTATAGAGTCTGTTGCTTTTGATTTTGAGCAAACCCAGACTTTTGAGCCTGCTTTTCGGGGGATTAATACATTGTTCTTGGTCAGACCACCGGCGATTTCGCAGGTGAAGAAATATATCTATCCCGCGCTGACAATAGCCCAAGCAACAGGTGTCGATCGCATTGTCTTTCTATCTCTCCTGGGAGCAGAACGCATGGCGATCGTTCCCCACGCTAAGATCGAAGCCTACATTAAATCTCTTGGTCTAGTGTATACCTTTCTGCGGGCAAGTTTCTTCATGCAGAACTTGAGTACAACGCATAGTCAGGATATTAGAGATCGCAACGAGATTTTTGTCCCAGCAGGTAAAGGTAAGACAAGTTTTATTGACGTGCGGGACATTGCCACTGTCGCCGTAAAAGTGATGACTGAACCAGGACATGAGGATCGAGCATATCCGCTGACTGGAAGCGAGGCACTGGACTATTATGAAGTCGCCGAGATCTTTACAAATGTTTTAGGAAGACAAATCGTTTACACTCATCCTTCTTTCTTAAAATTTGCCCGGAAAATGTATGTTCGAGGGTTACAGCCTGGATTGATTGTGGTAATGCTGGGAATTTACACTACAGCACGCTTGGGGTTGGCAGCAAAAGTTACCGAAGATGTCAGACATTTGTTGCAGCGATCGCCTATTAGTATGGAAGAGTTCGTGCGGGATTATCGAGCAAGTTGGATGTGA
- a CDS encoding WecB/TagA/CpsF family glycosyltransferase yields MKQSYYLLGVWVNALTISDLNRLIAEAVKHDERWIIANHNLHSLCIYHKDPKMRAFYDRADYIHVDGMSLILLGRLLGLPLRREHRVTYVDWTDHLMAVAAQQGWRIFYLGGKPGVVERGASILRQRFPGLQLATAHGYFDVHPSSSENRAVLDAIAAYQPHVLMLGMGMPRQEHWILDNLDRLSANAILTAGAAMDYVAGAVPTPPRWAGQFGLEWLFRLLAEPQRLWRRYSIEPWLILRLFATELLVKER; encoded by the coding sequence ATGAAGCAGTCCTATTACCTGCTTGGAGTGTGGGTGAATGCATTGACAATCTCGGATCTCAATCGCCTCATTGCCGAGGCTGTTAAGCATGACGAACGATGGATTATTGCCAATCACAATTTACACAGTCTTTGCATCTACCACAAAGACCCGAAGATGCGTGCCTTCTACGATCGCGCTGACTACATACATGTTGATGGTATGTCTTTAATTTTGCTGGGGCGGTTGCTGGGCTTGCCTCTTAGACGAGAGCATCGAGTTACATATGTAGACTGGACAGATCATTTGATGGCGGTAGCCGCGCAGCAAGGTTGGCGCATATTTTATTTGGGAGGTAAACCAGGAGTCGTCGAGCGGGGTGCTAGTATACTACGACAGCGATTTCCTGGCTTGCAATTAGCTACAGCTCACGGTTATTTTGACGTACATCCGAGCAGTTCAGAAAACCGAGCCGTTTTGGACGCGATCGCCGCTTACCAACCGCACGTACTGATGTTGGGTATGGGTATGCCTCGACAAGAACACTGGATACTAGATAACCTCGATCGACTGTCTGCCAATGCGATTTTGACTGCTGGAGCTGCTATGGACTACGTAGCAGGAGCCGTACCAACTCCCCCTAGATGGGCGGGACAATTCGGTCTAGAGTGGTTGTTTCGCTTGCTGGCTGAACCGCAACGGCTCTGGCGGCGCTACTCAATTGAGCCTTGGTTGATCTTGAGGCTATTTGCCACTGAGTTATTAGTTAAAGAACGATGA